Proteins found in one Amycolatopsis umgeniensis genomic segment:
- a CDS encoding ATP-grasp domain-containing protein → MTVVLLEALTFGLGRLADAAAEAGRKLVLFTGNRDIYRYELGTLGPDRVEVVDIDTTDIAACESALRAIPDLAGIINSTDTWALPGAELTARLGLPGPDAAAVRVLRDKGAVRDLLYEHGLTRGRPVPVMVAEELGFPLVVKDSSGTSSRGVWLVRDEAELERARLEAKDTPLKGHLIAEPYFAGPLYSAETVTWQGRTRLLGILSRQLSPEPVRREEAAAFPVAFPETEHAGLADWIGQVLKAAGHEQGFAHTEFVLTAEGAEVVEINIRIGGAMLGEALCRSLDTNVYSAMISMALGEEPALLTQKFNEGPGVAFVLAYPAAEGVLKGWSGLDRLSGLPGAPEWYPTASPGDEIRHLTDQRSCTGIVLAEGPTAELALHRALAAAGGITPEIGS, encoded by the coding sequence ATGACCGTCGTCCTGTTGGAAGCACTCACCTTCGGCCTCGGCAGGCTGGCCGACGCGGCGGCGGAAGCCGGGCGGAAACTGGTGCTGTTCACCGGAAACCGCGACATCTACCGCTACGAACTCGGCACGCTCGGGCCGGACAGGGTCGAGGTCGTCGACATCGACACCACCGACATCGCGGCCTGCGAATCAGCGTTGCGCGCCATTCCGGACCTCGCCGGGATCATCAACTCGACCGACACCTGGGCATTGCCGGGCGCGGAACTGACCGCCCGCCTCGGCCTGCCCGGTCCGGACGCGGCGGCCGTCCGCGTGCTGCGGGACAAGGGCGCGGTGCGTGATCTGCTGTACGAACATGGGCTCACCCGGGGACGACCGGTGCCCGTCATGGTCGCCGAGGAACTCGGTTTCCCTTTGGTGGTCAAGGATTCTTCGGGAACTTCGTCGCGAGGAGTGTGGCTCGTCCGCGACGAGGCCGAACTCGAGCGTGCCAGACTGGAGGCGAAGGACACGCCGCTCAAGGGGCACCTGATCGCCGAACCGTATTTCGCGGGCCCGCTCTACAGCGCGGAAACCGTCACCTGGCAAGGAAGGACCCGGCTGCTCGGGATCCTCTCCCGTCAGCTTTCGCCCGAGCCCGTGCGGCGCGAGGAAGCCGCCGCGTTCCCGGTGGCCTTCCCCGAGACCGAGCACGCCGGACTGGCCGATTGGATCGGTCAGGTGCTGAAGGCCGCCGGGCACGAGCAGGGCTTCGCGCACACCGAGTTCGTGCTCACCGCCGAAGGGGCGGAAGTCGTCGAGATCAACATCCGGATCGGCGGGGCGATGCTCGGCGAGGCACTGTGCCGGTCGCTGGACACCAACGTCTACTCCGCGATGATCTCGATGGCGCTGGGCGAGGAACCCGCCTTGCTCACGCAGAAATTCAACGAAGGCCCGGGTGTCGCGTTCGTTCTGGCATACCCGGCCGCGGAAGGTGTGCTGAAGGGCTGGTCCGGGCTCGACCGGCTGTCCGGGCTGCCCGGTGCGCCGGAGTGGTATCCGACAGCGAGCCCCGGTGACGAGATCCGGCACCTCACGGATCAGCGATCCTGCACCGGGATCGTGCTGGCCGAGGGGCCGACGGCGGAACTCGCGCTGCATCGCGCGCTCGCGGCGGCGGGCGGGATCACCCCGGAGATCGGTTCTTGA
- a CDS encoding SDR family oxidoreductase produces MGEAVGRRAVLGGAAAAGVAMLAGNTATAQENRRRFSGKVVIVTGATSGIGRAAAIAFAAAGAKVGFCGRREELGREVEREIRRAGGEATYLRADVRIPEQVQAFVDGVVRRYGRLDIAFNNAGIHIGKPLHEISVDEWEDVQRTNARGVFLSIKYEVPHLLKAGGGVIVCTASAQAEQTRPGHAAYTSSKRAVQGLVRAAALDYGAKGIRVLSIDPGTIDTRLVRPPGIPDDLWAQFKKAWGPLNVHGLPRMGEAAEIASAVVALASPDFAYLTGTSVLVDGGLNTGRPMVMPPGFTPPG; encoded by the coding sequence GTGGGCGAAGCAGTGGGCAGGCGTGCGGTACTCGGGGGCGCGGCCGCGGCGGGTGTCGCGATGCTGGCCGGGAACACCGCCACGGCACAGGAGAACCGGCGGCGGTTCTCGGGCAAGGTCGTGATCGTCACGGGGGCGACGTCGGGGATCGGCCGGGCGGCGGCCATCGCCTTCGCCGCGGCCGGCGCCAAGGTCGGTTTCTGCGGCAGGCGGGAAGAACTCGGCCGCGAAGTCGAACGGGAGATCCGGCGCGCGGGCGGCGAAGCGACCTATCTCCGCGCGGATGTCCGGATCCCCGAACAGGTCCAGGCGTTCGTGGACGGCGTCGTCCGCCGATACGGCAGGCTCGACATCGCGTTCAACAACGCCGGGATCCACATCGGCAAACCGCTGCACGAGATCTCCGTCGACGAATGGGAAGACGTCCAGCGCACCAACGCGCGCGGCGTTTTCCTGTCGATCAAGTACGAGGTGCCGCACCTGCTGAAAGCGGGAGGCGGGGTGATCGTCTGCACCGCGTCGGCGCAGGCCGAACAGACCAGGCCCGGGCACGCCGCCTACACCTCGAGCAAACGGGCCGTGCAAGGTCTGGTGCGCGCGGCCGCGCTGGACTACGGCGCCAAGGGGATCAGGGTGCTGTCGATCGACCCGGGGACGATCGACACGCGGCTGGTGCGGCCGCCGGGCATCCCGGACGACCTGTGGGCGCAGTTCAAGAAGGCCTGGGGACCGCTGAACGTCCACGGTCTGCCGCGGATGGGCGAGGCGGCCGAGATCGCTTCGGCCGTGGTCGCGTTGGCGTCACCGGATTTCGCCTATCTGACCGGGACTTCCGTCCTCGTCGACGGTGGCCTGAACACCGGACGTCCGATGGTCATGCCGCCCGGGTTCACCCCGCCCGGCTGA
- a CDS encoding pyridoxal-phosphate dependent enzyme, with protein sequence MSAMPALVHEHVTDAIKTPALIRLTPNVVLIRFETLKVYAALGAVRSLLAAGTVRKGQTLIDSSSGIYALALAMACHRYGLRCHIVASTTVDLTMRSQLEILGATVDQMPPSEDLRLDQRRRVARVHELLERHPDMHWMRQYHDPVHYLGYGEVADLVARALPSGPLTVVGSVGTGASTGGIARSLRERDPDVRLTGVQPFGSVTFGSERFTDPDAIIAGIGSAIPFGNVDHELYDRIHWLDFVHAMAATVGLMREHAVFAGLSTGAAYLVAGWEAARNPDRTHVVIGADTGHRYTARVFARHREAVDPAGLAPREIASLDDLALPWAAMDWRRRRFGVPAQSSYRKERVS encoded by the coding sequence GTGAGCGCGATGCCCGCGCTGGTTCACGAACACGTCACCGACGCGATCAAGACACCGGCGCTCATCCGGCTCACGCCGAACGTCGTGCTGATCCGCTTCGAAACCCTCAAGGTCTACGCGGCGCTCGGCGCTGTCCGGTCGCTGCTCGCCGCCGGTACCGTCCGAAAAGGACAGACGCTGATCGACAGCTCCAGCGGGATCTACGCGCTCGCGCTGGCGATGGCCTGCCACCGCTACGGCCTGCGCTGCCATATCGTCGCGTCCACCACGGTCGATCTCACCATGCGTTCGCAACTGGAGATCCTGGGCGCGACGGTGGACCAGATGCCGCCGTCCGAGGATCTCCGCCTCGACCAGCGGCGCCGGGTCGCGCGCGTGCACGAGCTGCTGGAGCGTCATCCGGACATGCATTGGATGCGCCAGTACCACGATCCCGTGCACTACCTGGGTTACGGCGAGGTCGCCGACCTGGTCGCCCGCGCGCTGCCGTCCGGGCCGCTGACCGTCGTCGGCAGTGTGGGCACCGGCGCGTCGACCGGCGGGATCGCGCGGTCGCTGCGCGAACGCGATCCGGACGTCCGCCTGACCGGGGTCCAGCCGTTCGGGAGCGTCACCTTCGGCAGTGAGCGGTTCACCGACCCGGACGCGATCATCGCGGGTATCGGGTCCGCCATCCCGTTCGGCAACGTCGATCACGAGCTGTACGACCGGATCCACTGGCTGGACTTCGTGCACGCCATGGCCGCGACCGTCGGCCTGATGCGCGAGCACGCCGTCTTCGCCGGGCTTTCCACCGGTGCCGCGTATCTCGTCGCGGGCTGGGAGGCGGCGCGGAATCCGGATCGGACGCATGTCGTGATCGGCGCCGACACCGGACACCGTTACACGGCAAGGGTTTTCGCCCGGCATCGGGAAGCCGTCGATCCGGCAGGGCTCGCGCCGCGCGAGATCGCGTCCCTCGACGACCTCGCGCTGCCGTGGGCGGCGATGGACTGGCGCCGCCGCCGATTCGGGGTCCCCGCGCAGTCGTCGTACCGGAAGGAACGGGTGTCATGA